In Streptomyces chartreusis NRRL 3882, the following are encoded in one genomic region:
- a CDS encoding acyl-CoA dehydrogenase family protein yields the protein MHLEYTPEQQRLRTELRAYFAELVPDHAYARHGDPAAQKRFYRETIRRLGADGWLGVGWPEEYGGRGLTAMEQFIFFDEAAQAGVPLPLMALNTVGPTIMQYGTEEQKAYFLPRILSGAIDFAIGYSEPGAGTDLASLRTRAVREGDEYVVNGQKIWTTNGDTADWVWLAVRTDPAAPPHRGITMLLVPTTDPGYSCTLINTLASHDTTASYYENVRVPVSHRVGAENQGWRLITNQLNHERVTLAAHGTMAIRALHDVQRWAMETKLADGRRVADLPWVRRLLARTHARLDALKLLNWRMVGAVQDGTLTPQDASAVKVYGSEARRDAYAWLMEIVAAPGALKEGSAGAVLHGELERGYRSAVIFTFGGGNNEIQREIISWLGLGMPRVRR from the coding sequence GTGCACCTCGAATACACGCCCGAGCAGCAGCGGCTGCGCACCGAACTGCGCGCCTACTTCGCCGAACTGGTCCCTGACCACGCGTACGCCCGGCACGGCGACCCGGCCGCCCAGAAGCGGTTCTACCGCGAGACCATCCGGCGGCTCGGCGCGGACGGCTGGCTCGGGGTGGGCTGGCCCGAGGAGTACGGCGGGCGCGGCCTGACCGCGATGGAGCAGTTCATCTTCTTCGACGAGGCCGCCCAGGCCGGCGTCCCGTTGCCGCTCATGGCGCTGAACACCGTCGGCCCGACGATCATGCAGTACGGCACCGAGGAGCAGAAGGCGTACTTCCTGCCGAGGATCCTCTCCGGCGCGATCGACTTCGCCATCGGCTACAGCGAACCCGGCGCGGGCACCGACCTCGCGTCACTGCGGACCCGCGCGGTGAGGGAGGGCGACGAGTACGTCGTCAACGGCCAGAAGATCTGGACGACCAACGGCGACACGGCGGACTGGGTGTGGCTGGCGGTCCGTACGGATCCCGCCGCCCCGCCGCACAGGGGCATCACCATGCTCCTGGTGCCGACCACCGACCCCGGCTACTCCTGCACCCTCATCAACACCCTCGCCTCGCACGACACCACGGCCAGCTACTACGAGAACGTCCGCGTCCCCGTCTCCCACCGGGTCGGCGCCGAGAACCAGGGGTGGCGGCTGATCACCAACCAGCTCAACCACGAACGCGTGACCCTGGCCGCCCACGGCACCATGGCGATCCGCGCCCTGCACGACGTGCAGCGCTGGGCGATGGAGACCAAGCTCGCCGACGGCCGCCGCGTCGCCGACCTGCCCTGGGTGCGCCGCCTCCTGGCCCGGACCCACGCCCGGCTGGACGCGCTGAAGCTGCTCAACTGGCGGATGGTCGGCGCGGTCCAGGACGGCACCCTCACCCCGCAGGACGCCTCCGCCGTCAAGGTGTACGGCTCCGAGGCCCGGCGCGACGCCTACGCCTGGCTCATGGAGATCGTCGCCGCTCCCGGCGCGCTGAAGGAGGGCTCGGCGGGCGCGGTCCTGCACGGTGAGCTGGAACGCGGCTACCGTTCGGCGGTCATCTTCACCTTCGGCGGCGGCAACAACGAGATCCAGCGGGAGATCATCTCGTGGCTCGGCCTGGGGATGCCGCGGGTACGACGCTGA
- a CDS encoding ferredoxin has protein sequence MTTSQQELFRFLEDRFACAQACTECARACALRASLVDPDGTENQELVRRKGIMCAEVCDATCRVLSEQNQVDETSIRVQVEWCRTVCLEAAHVFDRQAGAEDSAAACRACARACTDFLATLN, from the coding sequence GTGACGACATCCCAGCAGGAGCTGTTCCGGTTCCTGGAGGACCGCTTCGCCTGTGCCCAGGCGTGCACCGAGTGCGCTCGGGCGTGCGCGTTGCGCGCAAGCCTCGTGGATCCCGACGGCACCGAGAACCAGGAACTCGTACGACGCAAGGGCATCATGTGCGCGGAGGTCTGCGACGCGACCTGCCGTGTGCTGTCCGAGCAGAACCAGGTGGACGAGACCAGCATCCGCGTCCAGGTGGAGTGGTGCCGGACCGTGTGCCTGGAGGCCGCACACGTCTTCGACCGGCAGGCGGGGGCGGAGGACTCGGCGGCGGCGTGCCGTGCGTGCGCGCGGGCGTGCACGGACTTCCTCGCGACGCTGAACTGA
- a CDS encoding PucR family transcriptional regulator, with amino-acid sequence MPPRRPATGHFPTITEVLRLPVLAEGMPRVLAGESQLNRAVRWVHVTELLNPADFLEGGELVLTTGMPYPEDASELRGYVDQLADVGAAGLIVELGYRYQKVPDELVAACRAREVPLIELARGVRFIDVTQAVHALILDAHGALLRRGRDIQDIFTALTLRGADPEELVHTTAELTGAPVVLEDLTHRVLMCELLGRPYEPVVSAWSRRSRAAPTPEKITPSGPEGWLIAPVQDHQGPWGRLVLLEGRLNAEPDPEHVLVLERAAVALSMARLAGPAWWERRAHRSVLRDLYERRFRSPADARARAEALGLPTLGHRLFAVVIRHTHTGTGEHLDERIAKAMAQTGIRALVGETAPGRIGVLLALAQASAWQPVAERIGRMCREELGPKAVVAVGPGVTDLSGIARSWQEAEQTAEAITPASPDRWFYVAADVGLPELLGVLREDTRLQRYAERQLTRLIEHDDRNGGDLLPALRAYLAAAGNKSVAAKQAGMSRQAYYQRLHSIERLLGCDLESGLQCTSLHVAVLVLDARAAAVPGV; translated from the coding sequence ATGCCGCCCAGACGTCCCGCAACCGGGCACTTCCCGACCATCACGGAGGTTCTGCGCCTCCCTGTGCTGGCCGAGGGGATGCCGCGCGTTCTGGCCGGTGAGTCACAGCTGAACCGTGCGGTGCGCTGGGTGCACGTCACCGAACTGCTCAACCCCGCCGATTTCCTCGAGGGCGGCGAGCTGGTCCTGACGACCGGCATGCCCTATCCCGAGGACGCCTCCGAGCTGCGTGGCTACGTCGACCAGCTCGCCGACGTCGGCGCGGCCGGCCTGATCGTGGAGCTCGGGTACCGGTACCAGAAGGTGCCCGACGAGCTGGTGGCGGCCTGCCGTGCCCGTGAGGTGCCGCTGATCGAGCTGGCCCGCGGCGTCCGGTTCATCGACGTCACACAGGCGGTGCACGCGCTCATCCTCGACGCCCATGGGGCGCTGCTGCGCCGCGGGCGTGACATCCAGGACATCTTCACCGCCCTGACCCTGCGGGGCGCGGACCCCGAGGAGCTGGTGCACACCACCGCGGAGCTCACCGGAGCCCCCGTGGTGCTGGAGGACCTCACCCACCGGGTCCTGATGTGCGAGCTGCTCGGCCGGCCGTACGAGCCGGTGGTGTCGGCCTGGTCGCGGCGGTCCCGGGCCGCGCCGACCCCGGAGAAGATCACGCCGAGCGGCCCGGAGGGATGGCTGATCGCGCCCGTGCAGGACCATCAAGGGCCGTGGGGGCGGCTGGTCCTGCTGGAGGGCCGGCTGAACGCGGAGCCCGACCCGGAGCACGTCCTGGTCCTGGAGCGCGCGGCGGTCGCCCTGAGCATGGCGCGGCTGGCCGGGCCGGCCTGGTGGGAGCGCCGGGCCCACCGCTCGGTGCTGCGGGACCTGTACGAACGACGCTTCCGCTCCCCCGCGGACGCCCGCGCACGTGCCGAGGCACTGGGGCTGCCGACCCTCGGGCACCGCCTCTTCGCCGTGGTCATCCGCCACACGCACACCGGCACCGGCGAGCACCTCGACGAGCGGATCGCGAAGGCGATGGCGCAGACCGGCATCCGCGCCCTGGTCGGCGAGACGGCCCCTGGCCGGATCGGTGTACTCCTCGCCCTGGCGCAGGCCAGCGCCTGGCAGCCGGTCGCGGAGCGGATCGGCCGTATGTGCCGCGAGGAGCTCGGCCCGAAGGCCGTGGTCGCCGTCGGCCCCGGTGTGACCGACCTCTCCGGGATCGCCCGGTCGTGGCAGGAGGCCGAGCAGACGGCCGAGGCCATCACGCCCGCCTCACCCGACCGCTGGTTCTACGTCGCCGCCGATGTCGGGCTTCCCGAGCTCCTGGGTGTGCTGCGGGAGGACACGCGGCTGCAGCGGTACGCGGAACGGCAGCTGACGCGTCTCATCGAGCACGACGACCGCAACGGCGGTGACCTGCTCCCCGCCCTGCGCGCCTATCTGGCGGCAGCGGGGAACAAGTCGGTCGCGGCGAAACAGGCCGGCATGTCCCGGCAGGCGTACTACCAGCGCCTCCACAGCATCGAACGGCTCCTCGGCTGTGATCTGGAATCGGGCCTGCAGTGCACGTCCCTGCACGTCGCGGTGCTGGTGCTGGACGCGCGGGCCGCGGCAGTGCCCGGCGTGTGA
- a CDS encoding ABC transporter substrate-binding protein, with amino-acid sequence MEANRIGRRTVLRTAGALAAATAVTGCGTLMGNSESRASGGGKKRLVVSNSGGTYNDALTKAIYEPFTKETGITVTTVNYQSAQIIAQVKQGRPQVDLMDNSLLIFQKMVGQECLEPIDHDRLKSIKGAGIAEHNLPEYAVGKNVWASLMAYRTDSLKRAPKSWADFWNTDAFSGSRSLQSAEVDLPELEFALLADGVPLDKLYPLDVDRAFKAMSRIRGDVKKFWNTGALPAVLLGRKEVVATSLWGGRADELIKQGQPVAYQWNGARRMTNGWGIPKGADNTDAAYKLIDFSLRPEVQAAFAKLFPHGPVVPAATKLLSEDVLATLPTSPQNLKTGFDADVAWWEKNRDAVTKRWQEWADA; translated from the coding sequence ATGGAAGCCAACCGGATAGGACGCAGAACCGTACTCCGTACCGCAGGCGCGCTGGCCGCCGCCACCGCGGTGACCGGCTGCGGCACCCTCATGGGCAACAGCGAAAGCCGCGCCTCGGGCGGCGGCAAGAAGCGGCTCGTCGTCAGCAACAGCGGCGGCACCTACAACGACGCCCTCACCAAGGCGATCTACGAGCCGTTCACCAAGGAGACCGGCATCACGGTCACCACGGTCAACTACCAGTCGGCGCAAATCATCGCCCAGGTCAAGCAGGGCCGCCCACAGGTGGACCTGATGGACAACTCACTGCTGATCTTCCAGAAGATGGTGGGGCAGGAGTGTCTGGAGCCCATTGACCATGACCGGCTGAAGAGTATTAAGGGTGCCGGGATCGCGGAGCACAACCTGCCGGAGTACGCGGTCGGCAAGAACGTGTGGGCGAGCCTGATGGCCTACCGCACCGACAGTCTGAAGCGGGCGCCCAAGAGCTGGGCCGACTTCTGGAACACGGACGCCTTCAGCGGCTCCCGCTCCCTGCAGAGCGCGGAGGTGGATCTGCCTGAGCTGGAGTTCGCGCTGCTGGCCGACGGTGTGCCGCTGGACAAGCTGTACCCGCTGGATGTGGACCGGGCCTTCAAGGCGATGTCGCGGATCCGCGGCGACGTGAAGAAGTTCTGGAACACCGGTGCCCTTCCAGCGGTGCTGCTGGGCCGCAAGGAGGTCGTCGCGACCAGCCTGTGGGGTGGCCGCGCGGACGAGCTGATCAAGCAGGGGCAGCCGGTCGCGTACCAGTGGAACGGCGCCCGCAGGATGACCAACGGCTGGGGCATCCCGAAGGGCGCGGACAACACCGACGCGGCCTACAAGCTGATCGACTTCTCGCTGCGTCCCGAGGTGCAGGCGGCGTTCGCCAAGCTCTTCCCGCACGGCCCGGTCGTGCCGGCGGCGACGAAGCTGCTCTCGGAGGATGTCCTGGCCACGCTTCCGACCTCGCCGCAGAACCTCAAAACCGGGTTCGACGCCGATGTCGCCTGGTGGGAGAAGAACCGTGACGCCGTCACCAAGCGCTGGCAGGAGTGGGCCGATGCCTGA
- a CDS encoding MarR family winged helix-turn-helix transcriptional regulator: protein MNRDNDEAVRAAGSPLVHDFGLLIKAATRLEQRIDTALRQECEVSHTMFEVLIRLCRKPDEAVSQRELADDLTLTSSGITRLIDRMEGAGLVRRAPAPGDRRSVLVESTDHGRTVFLRAAAVHARVVERYFVAPVPPDDYGRLTSSLSEIHDALRDA from the coding sequence GTGAACCGAGACAACGACGAAGCCGTCCGCGCCGCCGGCAGCCCGCTCGTTCATGACTTCGGGCTGCTGATCAAGGCCGCCACCCGCCTGGAGCAGCGGATCGACACCGCCCTGCGCCAGGAGTGCGAAGTCAGCCACACGATGTTCGAGGTCCTCATTCGGCTCTGCAGGAAGCCGGACGAGGCTGTCTCACAACGCGAGCTCGCTGACGACCTCACGCTCACCAGCAGCGGCATCACCCGGCTGATCGACCGCATGGAGGGAGCCGGGCTGGTGCGGCGAGCGCCGGCCCCGGGGGACCGCAGAAGCGTCCTGGTCGAGTCGACCGATCACGGCAGGACGGTCTTCCTGCGGGCCGCCGCCGTGCACGCGCGGGTCGTCGAACGGTACTTCGTCGCGCCGGTGCCACCGGATGACTACGGGCGGCTCACCAGCTCGCTGAGCGAGATCCACGACGCCCTGCGCGACGCCTGA
- the solA gene encoding N-methyl-L-tryptophan oxidase, protein MRIPKRVAVIGAGSMGSQVMWRLAARGAEVIGYDRYAPGHDRGAAGGESRIFRAVHLGDPGYIPLLGLADRMWDRLQRETGLALRRRSGCLVMGETASPSMRLLLSASSAHRLDHEVLDREELARRYPQHRLPDGHTAVLDREGAIIRPEASVQAAAARAEQLGARLHRYTPVREIVPAAGGGVHIVTDHGTDRVDTAVVTVGPWINTLLPDLPRSVDIRRLISSWHIPTRHDWFAGGAPAFVRSTPHDCYGLPSPDGISVKLGLSLARYLPVPDPERVDRTVCPEELATFRELIGELMPDLNPDPIRLSVYMEGYTASGNPLVGHLPGEDDIIVMAGFSGSGFKLSPAMGEIAADLALDGTTDHPVGFLAPAGVGAA, encoded by the coding sequence ATGCGCATCCCGAAGCGCGTCGCCGTGATCGGTGCCGGCAGCATGGGCAGCCAGGTCATGTGGCGACTGGCCGCCCGCGGGGCCGAGGTCATCGGCTACGACCGGTACGCGCCGGGGCACGACCGTGGCGCGGCCGGGGGCGAGAGCCGCATCTTCCGCGCCGTGCACCTCGGTGACCCCGGGTACATTCCGCTGCTGGGGCTCGCCGACCGGATGTGGGACCGGCTCCAGCGCGAAACCGGCCTCGCGCTGCGACGCCGCAGCGGATGCCTGGTGATGGGCGAGACCGCCTCGCCGTCGATGCGCCTCCTCCTCTCCGCCAGCTCCGCCCACCGGCTGGATCACGAGGTACTGGACCGCGAGGAACTCGCCCGCCGTTACCCGCAGCACCGCCTCCCGGACGGGCACACCGCCGTCCTCGACCGCGAGGGCGCCATCATCAGGCCCGAGGCGTCGGTCCAGGCCGCCGCCGCCCGCGCCGAGCAGCTGGGAGCCCGGCTGCACCGCTACACCCCGGTGCGCGAGATCGTCCCCGCGGCGGGCGGCGGGGTGCACATCGTCACCGACCACGGCACGGACCGCGTCGACACCGCCGTGGTGACCGTGGGCCCCTGGATCAACACCCTGCTCCCGGACCTCCCACGGTCGGTGGACATCCGCCGGCTGATCAGCTCCTGGCACATCCCCACCCGCCACGACTGGTTCGCGGGCGGCGCCCCCGCCTTCGTGCGCAGTACACCGCACGACTGCTACGGGCTCCCGTCGCCGGACGGCATCTCCGTCAAGCTGGGCCTCTCCCTCGCCCGTTATCTGCCGGTACCCGACCCCGAACGGGTCGACCGCACGGTCTGCCCGGAGGAACTCGCCACCTTCCGGGAGCTCATCGGCGAGCTGATGCCCGATCTGAACCCCGACCCCATCAGGCTGTCGGTCTACATGGAGGGCTATACGGCGTCCGGGAACCCGCTCGTGGGTCATCTCCCCGGCGAGGACGACATCATCGTCATGGCCGGATTCTCCGGCAGCGGCTTCAAGCTCTCGCCCGCGATGGGCGAGATCGCCGCCGACCTGGCGCTCGACGGCACCACAGACCACCCCGTCGGCTTCCTCGCACCGGCCGGCGTCGGCGCCGCCTGA
- a CDS encoding haloacid dehalogenase type II, translating into MPIPSLQFRPKYVSFDCYGTLIEWPMTPITRELVGDQIPAEHWDQFVKEFRGYRYDQVRGEYYPYEQVLQDSFERVCRKWGLKAAPDAGKRLADGVRSWGPHADVPEPLKKMGEHYKLVILSNADDSFLAESVPRLGADFHAVFTAEQAGYYKPRYAAFEYMLDQLDASPEDFVHVASHTRYDHMPMHDMGFRNLVLLDRGYDPVTHGYDYVTVKSLDELNTMLGI; encoded by the coding sequence ATGCCCATTCCCTCGCTTCAGTTCCGCCCGAAGTACGTCTCGTTCGACTGCTACGGCACGTTGATCGAGTGGCCGATGACCCCCATCACGCGTGAACTCGTCGGCGACCAGATCCCCGCCGAGCACTGGGACCAGTTCGTCAAGGAGTTCCGCGGCTACCGCTACGACCAGGTCCGCGGCGAGTACTACCCCTACGAGCAGGTACTGCAGGACTCCTTCGAGCGGGTCTGCCGCAAGTGGGGCCTGAAGGCCGCCCCGGACGCCGGCAAGCGGCTCGCCGACGGCGTGCGCAGCTGGGGCCCGCACGCCGACGTGCCCGAGCCGCTGAAGAAGATGGGCGAGCACTACAAGCTGGTGATCCTCTCCAACGCCGACGACTCCTTCCTCGCGGAGAGCGTGCCCCGGCTCGGCGCGGACTTCCACGCGGTGTTCACGGCGGAGCAGGCCGGCTACTACAAGCCCCGCTACGCCGCGTTCGAGTACATGCTCGACCAGCTCGACGCCTCCCCCGAGGACTTCGTACACGTCGCCTCGCACACCCGTTACGACCACATGCCGATGCACGACATGGGCTTCCGCAACCTCGTCCTGCTGGACCGCGGATACGACCCGGTCACCCACGGCTACGACTACGTGACGGTGAAGTCCCTGGACGAGCTCAACACCATGCTCGGCATCTGA
- a CDS encoding pyridoxal phosphate-dependent decarboxylase family protein, with protein sequence MDLQHWLGRAEDAIQQWADGFGPYERHPSLLVDDDRFAAAFEEFTGRLTDNYPFFHPHYAGQMLKPPHPAAVIGYLTAMLINPNNHALDGGPATARMEREAVAQLAAMFGYDTHLGHLTTSGTIANLEALFVARELHPGRGIAYSADAHYTHGRMCRVLGMEGYAVPADDRGRLDLDALEDLLRSDRVGTVVLTAGTTGLGAVDPVHEALPLKERYGVRLHVDAAYGGFFTLLAGAEGPEGLAPEPWRAIARCDSVVVDPHKHGLQPYGCGAVLFRDPEVGRFYLHDSPYTYFTSTELHLGEISLECSRAGASAAALWLTFQLLPPTPDGLGRVLGAGRRAALRWSELISASDALELYQEPELDIVTYFPAVEPAALTSVDAASARVLADGMADPEPVYLSTLKADREAFTARHPKVTADADGARVLRSVLMKPESEHHVARLHDRVERLTRAQPA encoded by the coding sequence GTGGACCTGCAGCACTGGCTCGGCCGGGCCGAGGACGCGATACAGCAGTGGGCCGACGGCTTCGGGCCCTACGAGCGGCACCCGTCCCTCCTCGTCGACGACGACCGCTTCGCCGCCGCCTTCGAGGAGTTCACCGGGCGGCTGACGGACAACTACCCCTTCTTCCACCCGCACTACGCGGGACAGATGCTCAAGCCCCCGCACCCGGCGGCCGTGATCGGCTACCTGACCGCCATGCTGATCAACCCCAACAACCACGCCCTGGACGGCGGCCCCGCCACCGCCCGCATGGAGCGCGAGGCCGTCGCGCAGCTCGCCGCGATGTTCGGCTACGACACCCATCTCGGCCACCTCACCACCAGCGGCACGATCGCCAACCTCGAAGCCCTTTTCGTCGCCCGCGAGCTCCACCCCGGCCGTGGCATCGCCTACAGCGCGGACGCCCACTACACCCACGGCCGCATGTGCCGTGTGCTGGGCATGGAGGGGTACGCGGTCCCCGCGGACGACCGGGGGCGCCTGGACCTCGACGCGCTGGAGGACCTGCTGCGCAGCGACCGGGTGGGCACGGTCGTACTGACCGCCGGAACCACCGGGCTGGGGGCCGTCGACCCGGTCCACGAGGCCCTGCCCCTCAAGGAGCGTTACGGCGTCCGACTCCACGTCGACGCCGCCTACGGCGGTTTCTTCACCCTGCTGGCCGGCGCCGAAGGACCCGAGGGCCTCGCCCCCGAGCCCTGGCGGGCGATCGCCCGGTGCGACTCGGTCGTCGTCGACCCGCACAAGCACGGGCTCCAGCCCTACGGCTGCGGTGCCGTCCTCTTCCGCGACCCCGAGGTGGGCCGCTTCTACCTCCACGACTCGCCGTACACCTACTTCACCTCCACCGAGCTCCACCTGGGAGAGATCAGCCTGGAGTGCTCCCGCGCCGGTGCCTCGGCCGCCGCCCTGTGGCTCACCTTCCAGCTGCTCCCGCCCACGCCCGACGGTCTCGGCCGGGTCCTCGGGGCCGGCCGCCGGGCCGCCCTGCGGTGGTCCGAGCTGATCAGCGCGTCCGACGCCCTGGAGCTGTACCAGGAGCCGGAGCTCGACATCGTCACGTACTTCCCAGCGGTGGAACCGGCAGCCCTCACCTCCGTCGACGCGGCGTCGGCACGCGTTCTGGCGGACGGCATGGCCGATCCCGAGCCGGTGTACCTGAGCACCCTCAAGGCGGACCGCGAGGCATTCACCGCACGCCACCCGAAGGTCACCGCGGACGCCGACGGCGCGCGCGTCCTGCGCAGCGTCCTGATGAAGCCGGAGTCGGAGCACCACGTGGCGCGCCTGCACGACCGGGTCGAAAGGCTCACCCGGGCACAACCGGCGTGA